From the genome of Neomonachus schauinslandi chromosome 1, ASM220157v2, whole genome shotgun sequence:
GAGAAGCCGTACCGCTGCCCCGACTGCGGCAAGTCGTTCAGCCACGGCGCCACGCTGGCCCAGCACCGCGGCATCCACACCGGCGCGCGGCCCTACCAGTGTGCCGCCTGCGGCAAAGCCTTCGGCTGGCGCTCCACGCTGCTGAAGCACCGCAGCAGCCACAGCGGCGAGAAGCCGCACCACTGCCCGGTGTGCGGCAAGGCCTTCGGGCACGGCTCGCTGCTGGCGCAGCACCTGCGCACGCACGGCGGCCCGCGGCCGCACAAGTGCCCCGTGTGCGCCAAGGGCTTCGGGCAGGGCTCGGCGCTGCTGAAGCACCTGCGCACGCACACCGGCGAGCGGCCGTACCCGTGCCCGCAGTGCGGCAAGGCCTTCGGCCAGAGCTCGGCGCTGCTGCAGCACCAGCGCACGCACACGGCCGAGCGCCCGTACCGCTGTCCCCACTGCGGGAAGGCCTTCGGCCAGAGCTCCAACTTGCAGCACCACCTGCGCATCCACACGGGCGAGCGGCCCTACGCCTGTCCCCACTGCTCCAAGGCCTTCGGCCAGAGCTCCGCACTGCTGCAGCACCTGCACGTGCATTCCGGAGAGCGCCCCTACCGCTGCCAGCTCTGCGGCAAGGCCTTTGGCCAAGCCTCCAGCCTCACCAAGCACAAGCGGGTGCACGAGGGCGCGgctgcggccgccgccgccgccgccgctgccgccgccgccgccgcgggccTCGGCCTCAGTCCTGCCTCCATGTTGAGGCCGGGGCAGGTCTCCCTCCTGGGTCCTGATGCTGTCTCTGTTCTCGGCTCTGGCCTGGGCCTCAGCCCGGGCCCCAGCTCTGGCCTGGGCTCTGACCCTGGCTCCGTGGTGGGCTCCCTCCCTAATCCCAGCCCCAAAGCTGTCTCTGGCTCCGAATCTACCCCCACCCCTGATTCTGTCAAATCTGACCCTAAGCCTGGTCCCGACGCCAATCCTGACCTCGTGGCCAGCCCTGAGCAAGGATCTGGTCCCAGCCCTGACCGGGGTCCCGTGCCCAGCCCCGACCCCAACCCTGAGCCTCACCCTGACCCCTGCTCTCCCACCCATGATACTGTCAGTCCGGCCCTCCCTACTGGCGAGAGTCCTGAGTGGGTGCAGGAGCAAGGGGCACTGCTGGGGCCCGATGGCTGAAGTGGACGCCAACACTCATGGGGGGCCTGGGGAAGTTGTGTGTCATGCAGTTTAGTAAAAtcctcccactgcctcctggcTCTGTGTTGTGTGGCTTGcctgtttctctttcctctaaTGCACACCCCCTTCCTCAGGAGATGGGAGGGTGTGGTCGGTGCCAGCCATAGCTGGAACCCCAATGTCCTGACTCCACCCTAATCCTCCAGGCTTCCCAGTTCCCCCACAAGGTCTCACACTGGTCCCTTCCAGCAGTTAACACTCTGCTCTCCCAGGCCTGGCCACCCTAGTCATGGGCAGACTTCCCCTGCAGGTGATCTGAGCAGGATCCCTTCCCTTTGGCTTTTCTATGAGTGGTGGAATTTCTGGCATGTTCACAGTCTAGTGGGCTGATAATGGAGACTGATACGAGACTCTGCAGGCAGCCCTACCCATCTGCTCACATAACCTACTCCTTGTCCTTCACAGCCCAGGTTATAGGCACTGCAGTGGACAGAAGAGGTTGCTCATTTATGTGCTGAACAAAACTCTATTGATTGCTGGGGTCTCAGCCGGGGACAAGATAAGCACGGCCTTCACAGAACTCACAGATGCCAAGCTCAGGAACATTGAAGAAGTAGTTCCAGGGTATATAGTTCATTCTAAGAGAAGCATAACAAGACTTTTTCCCCCCACACATCAGACAGGTAATGTGCTGAGGAGGTAACAAGGTTTGGGAGAGACACATCTCACACAACGGCATGAACGGTCAGTCATCACGCTCATGGTCCACAAAAGGATCAAGAGCTCTGATTTAGGTGGGGGGGACTGCTTTCCCAAGGAGGGATTCCATAATCCCAATAACCACTACTTTAATTGTCAGTACTGTTTGCCCAGCCTTGTGCAGTGCTCTTGCATTTTGCGCtcttgcattttctcatttaatccaacAGCTCCAAGGGGCAGGTAACTATGACTAAgtatccccattttgcaaatgagtaaACGTGGAGtttaagggacttttttttttttaataaagactttatttgtgagagacagagagagcacaggcagggggagcggcaggcagagggaaaggcagccTCCCCGTGAagcaaggagaccgatgcgggactcgatccagggatcatgacccaagccaaaggcagacgcttcaccgcttcaccgactgagccacccaggcatcccttgagccacccaggcatccccaaggGACTCTTTGGAAGATGTAGAAGTGGCAGTTGGCCGGGCCTAGATTTAATCTAAACTGTTTGTTCTCCAGAGTTTGCGTAATTAACCAGCATTCTTTTCAAAGCaagagtgcaaaggccctggggccttTGAGCGGTAAGCCCAGGGAGATGGGGGCCAGAACAGAGGGCTCTGGTACACTGAGGTCAGAGTTCGCTTGTCATCCTAGAGCAATGGGAAGACAGCAGGTTGCAGCAGAGGGCTGATAGGAACTACTCTTGGAAAATGCTTCTGGCTGCTGCCTGGGGAGTGTAACTGGAGAGGGTCAGGAGTGGGAGCCTCAGGTCAGGGAGGAGGTTGCTGCCAGGAGGAGGCCAGGAATGATGGGGGACTCTGGGCTGAGGGCCACAGGAGTGGGGATGAGTTGGTcctatttgggacatacttaggAAATGGAATAGGATTTGCTGACAGTTCAGACGAGAGGAGCAGAAGCGGAAAGAGTTGAGAGTAACCACGGGGTTTCTGGGAGGATGGAGAGGCAGCCATGAGACAGGACGTATGGTCATCACCGGACTCTGCAGAGGGTAAGGGGTCAAGCACTGAATATGGAACCCTGGAATTTGGCACGGGACGCGGGCATGACAGGGAGCCAGGGCCGAGCCGGCCCTACGCCGGCACTCTCACAGGCAGCCCATCCTCCAGCACATCGATCGCCCGCGGGCGTTAGGACCTCAGGGCCGCCCTCCGCCCGCATGGAGCTAGTTGAGGCCCGCATGCGTGCTGCGGCAGCCGGGACTGTCGTGGCGCAGGGGGTGGGACGGGATCCGGTCACGTGCGCTTCCCGGGGGCGCTCTGGTCACGTGACCGCGGCGGGAGTCAGCTGACGCGAGAGGGTTTGAAGCGGCACCGCGAGGGAGCGAGGCCGCTGCAGCGGCGGCGGGCGCCCGGACCCCGGCTGCCCGGCGGTGTCCGGCGGCGTCCGGCGCTCCCCGCCCCGTAATGGCAGCCCCCGTGGGCCGGCGGAGCTCAGGTGAGGGCGCGCGCGGCCCCGCGGGACCCCGAAcgcgggcggcgggcgggcggccaGCTCCCCGGACCTGGGGCGGCGGAGCTCCCGGTTTCCCGTGCCTAAACTCTGGTGCTGACCTCTCAGCTTCCCGGTGGTGAAGATAGGGACAGATGGCTCCTAGAACCTGGGCGGCAGGTGGGCGCCCGCTCCTCCGACCTCGGAGTGGCGGGACTCCTGTGTGCTCTTCCTGGACCCAGGTTCTGCTCAGAGTTCTTAAACTCAGGCAGCGGGTGGGCCGCCAGCTTCTCCAGCTCAGGCCCGGGAGGTGTCCGGGGTTTGCGTTCTGAGCGTTGTTCCGATTGCTCAGCGTTGCTGGACCTCAGCGGGCACCGGCTTCTCCAGCCCTCACGTGAAACTCCCAGGATTCCCTTCCCCAATTCTTGAGGCAATGCTCAGCTTCTCTAAACTCAGATAgagggctggggggcgggggggagttaCCTCCTTGAACCCAGGCGCCTAACTCGATCTCATAAGTCCAAACCTGTGGAAGCTCAGTTTTCTTGAACTCAAGCGGTGGAAACCCAGCCTCTAGTCTCTTCAGTCTCTGCTTCTGATGGGGGAGCCTGGAGGAAGACTCTTTGTGTTGGTCTTCCCTTCTTGAGCTAGCTGGAGATACCTGAAAGCTGTCCCTGCTGGTAGGATCTGGGGTGGGTTAACTGAGATCCCAGCTAGGGAGGCGGGCCTGCCCTGTGGCTTCCCATCCAGCTATCTTGTAAACAACCACAACAGCATCCAAGCTCCAAAGGGACAGGCCAGGAGCTGGCTCTCCCTGCAGGACAGGTTCTGACAGTGCTCACATTCGCCCTGGCAGCTGTGTCAGGCAGGCGCGGGCCAGGCCCTAGAAAGAAGCAGGGTTCTCccggtgggggtggtgggggtgtgTCAGGGACGCTCCTGGGCTGCTGTGACCAGCTGTGACCCCAGCGGTTGATGAAACCTTGGACCTTTCTCTTAAGTTGTTCAGGAGTGAAGAGAATAAGTAGTGTTAAGAGTAAAGCcgattttcgggcgcctgggtggctcagatggttaagcgtctgccttcccactcaggtcacgatcccagggtccctccccgcatcgagctccctgctcagcggggagcctgcttctccctctgcctctctctctctctctctctgtctcttatgaataaataaaatcttgaaaaaaaagaaaaaaaggaaaaaagaataaaccctATTTTCTGAAGAATTACCAAGATTTGGAGGCTGAACTGAGGCTTTTATCTGCTTTATCCCGTTTCATTCAGAGAACACCTTTCAGAGTTTCAACCTcagggtagatttttttttttttttttttttagattttatttatttatttgacagagagagacacagcgagagagggaacacaagcagggggtgtgggagagggagaagcaggcttcccgccgagcagggagcccgatgtggggctcgatcccaggacgctgggatcatgacctgagccgaaggcagacgcttaacgactgagccacccaggcaccccgattttttttttttaagattttatttttaagtaatctctacacccaaggtggggctcaagatcaagagtcgcatgcccttcCCActaaccagccaggcgccccatccaggTAGactttttatttccacttttcaaATGAGAAGATGGAGGCTTTGAAAGATGACCAGGATCCCCCCAACTGGGAAGTGGCAGGTCTGGGATTTGGTTCTAGGGCTGTGAGAGTTCCAGAAGCTGGTGCCCTTCATGAAGATGCTATATTAGCTCATGAGCTAACATACGGGCAGTGTGGTAATAACACCCATTGGCTTGCAGTGAGTCTTCAGCAAATATGTTCTgttattgttactgttgttgtcgatctccccttctctgggcctggggCTTGTGAGGGTGTCAGCTGGATGGGCCAGGTCATGATGAGTGGAAAAATCCTTCTTTGGATGTTTGACCAGAAAAAAACTGGAATGTAGCTGAGCTCCATGCTCATACCTGGAGGCTGGAGTTGAGATGAGCTCTGGAGCCTTGAGTGCCCTGTGGGAAGCCAGTGGAATCAATTCGTTCTCTTCCCAAAATCCACAACTGGAACAACGATGGAATGTTCTGACATTCTTACCACAAGCCAGCCCCTGTGGTAAATGTTTTGTAAGCATCAAATCCTCAACTTCCTGGTGAGAGGTGTTTTTGTCCCGTTctgcagatgagaaagctgaggctcagaggcagAGTGCCCTGCCCAAGCCAGTGAGAAGCAGGGTCAGGAATCAGCTCAGGCCCTTTTGAACCCCAAATCCAAATTTGTAACCTCTGATAGGACTGCTACATATAACCACAACATGTTGCagattttctgggttttcttaGATCTCTCAGAGTTCTTTGGCTGGTGCATGGGACCTGTTTCCCCTGATGGCAGGTGGGTCTGCCTGGGCCTGGtccccaccgccctcccccaTTCCTGCAGAGACTGAGCGGCTCCTAACCCCCAGTCCTGGGTATGGCACCCAGGCCGGGGCTTCCCCGGTCCCTCCGGAAGAGGAGGACCTCCGCCGCCGGCTCAAGTACTTCTTCATGAGTCCCTGTGACAAATTTCGGGCCAAAGGCCGCAAGCCCTTCAAGCTGATGCTGCAAGTCGTGAAGATCTTAGTGGTCACTGTGCAGGTGAGTCCTGCAGGGGCCCCAGCAGAACACCACCTGTGGCCGCTGCTGTGTCTGGAGTCGGAACTAGTCCAAGCCCTGCAGCAACATAGGAACAGTGGCAATGGCTGTAATCATTCAGGAAGCCCTCTAAGATCTGTGGTGGGAACAGCTCCTTGTAACCTCACAGATGCCCTTTGAGGTCCTGGCAACCGCTATTgccaccattttatagatgaggcagctgaggctcagagaggttaagggacttgtccaaagtcaaaCAGCAACCAAGCATGGGGAGCTGGCgcttgaacccaggcagtctgatgcCGTGTTCACTCTCAAAGAGAACTGACCCAGTGGTGGAGCAGACAGTTGCTGACCCCTCATCCCAGGCCCTGTGGTGGGCTTTGGGGACCCCAAGGTGAATCAGAGCCAGCCCCTGCCCTAAGGAGCCTCTGGTCTCATGCTGTGATTCAGAGTATATTAGGATACTTCGGGTTTCCTTTCGGTAAAAGGACCCAACAGTGGTGCTTACCCTGTAGGTTTGGGTTTAGCACAGAACCTAGCACCTGGTAAACATCTAATGAACACTGTTGTCATGAGAGACGTGAGCACCCGCTGTGTGTTGCTCCCCGGGGACTTATGGTGGGCATTCCTCGTGCCCCGCATTgtcaactccccccccccccgccctccccagctCATCCTGTTCGGGCTCAGCAACCAGCTGGCAGTGACATTCCGGGAGGAGAACACCATTGCCTTCCGGCACCTCTTCCTGCTGGGCTACTCGGATGGGGCCGATGACACCTTCGCGGCCTACACACGGGAACAGCTCTACCAGGCCATCTTCCATGCTGTAGACCAGGTGCGGGCAACCAGGGGCAGGCAGGCAagtgggcaggcaggcaggcaggggagagtgGGCAGGGCTGACGgaccctccccttctctgcccacAGTACCTGATGCTCCCTGATGTGTCGCTAGGCCGGTATGCCTACGTGCGGGGCGGGGGTGGCCCCTGGGCCAACGGCTCAGCCCTGGCCCTCTGCCAGCAGTACTACCACCGAGGCCACGTGGACCCAGCCAACGACACCTTTGACATTGATCCCATGGTTGTCACTGGTGAGTAGGCAGGGCAGGGCATAACTGTTGGTAGCGTCGGCTGCTGGAATTAAAATCCCAGTTCTGCTTCCCATTCATCTGGCAGATAGGGTTGTCCTGGTCGTTAATAACTTGATGTTTGCAGTGTCTTTGGTAGAATGCTTGGTGTGCAGAAAAATGcaagtgttgtgtttttttttttttttttaagattttatttagttatttgacagagagagagagagagagcacaagcagggggagtggcagggagagggagaagcaggctccccgctgagcaggggggcccgacgcggggctcgatcccaggaccctgcgatcatgacctgagccgaaggcagccgcttaacggactgagccacccaggcgccccaagtgttgTGTTTTAATATCGTTAATTCACTAAGCATTTGGGGGCCCACTGAGCGCCAGGCCCTCGGGCCTGTGTAGGCAATAAGACGAACTGGGCCCTTTCCAGGGGAGACAGTGGGGAACAGATGACAAATGTTAAGTTCATAGTGGGAcgtgaaggagggaagggggctgctGGGGACTCTGGGGAGACCTGCCTGTGCCTCTCCCGCCCCCAGTGTCCCTTCCCTGACTCCCTGTCCTCAGACTGCATCCAGGTGGACCCCCCTGAGAGACCCCTTGTGCCCCCCAGTGATGATCTCTCCCTCTCGGACAGCAGCGCCAGTTACAAGAACCTCACGCTCAAATTCCACAAGTACTGCCTGATGGAGGGGCCGCCAGGGCTGGGCCGAGGGTTGGGGGAGGCAGGATGCCAGGCATCCTTGGCCACCCCCCACCGGCGGGGACAGAGAAAGACCATGCTGATGCCTGTGTGTGAGCACTTCCTCTGCAAGCTGCAGAGTCAACGTGGGGCAGGAGCGCtgcggtggggggcagggggcggcagGAGGGACCAGCAGAGCCCCTCTCCCTCACCGAAGCTTCCCTCCCAGGCTGATCAACGTCACCATCCACTTCCAGCTGAAGACCATCAATCTTCAGAGCCTGATCAACAATGAAATTCCTGACTGCTACACCTTCAGTGTCCTGGTAAGCCCAGTGTCCAGGACAAGGGGGGCAGGCGCTCCAGTGATAAGGGTTGCCCACAGGGCTCCTGAGCTCCGGGGCTGGGGACCCTTGGCCAAGGGCAGCTTAGGGGTAATAAGGGAGATGGGGCCAGACAGACCATCCATCATGTGGGTCTGGGAGCCTGAGTCTGCCAAGGTTTACTCTGGCCTTTCCTGCCCTGCCATACCCCTGCAGATCACTTTCGACAATAAGGCGCACAGTGGGCGTATCCCAATCAGTCTGGAGACCCAGGCCCACATCCAGGAGTGTAAACACCCCAGCGTCTTCAGGCATGGTGAGCCCCCAACCCCCAGACCCATGCTAGCAGGGGCCTTGACCTGCCCGGGGATCCCCCAAGCCCCAGACCAGCACGGGCCCAGTTCCTGATTCATCCAGGTAACCCATAAGCCCACTGAGTAGCCACCACCAGTCCTGCAGCCTCCTAGGCCTGGGCCTAGCCCCATCCCTAGTCTCCCAAGGCCCCAAGCCACTCCCGGCCCTACCCAAGTCCTCTCCCCATAGGAGACAACAGCTTCCGGCTCCTGTTCGATGTGGTCGTGATCCTcacctgctccttctctttcctgctgTGTGCCCGCTCGCTGCTGCGTGGCTTTCTGCTGCAGAACGTGAGAGCTGCGTCCAGTGGCACGCATGTGTGCCTGAGCCAGCCTCTCCTGGCTCGGGGGCCATAAGGGCCGGGGGAGAGAGGGTCCCTCGCCCGGGCCAGCCCTCAGCCCACCTGCCTCCTGCAGGAGTTTGTTGGGTTCATGTGGCGGCAGCGGGGACGGGTCATCAGCCTCTGGGATCGGCTGGAATTTGTCAATGGCTGGTACATCCTGCTGGTCACCAGCGATGTGCTCACCATCTCGGGCACCATCATGAAGATTGGCATTGAAGCCAAGGTGGGTCCTGCCCGGGGCCCTGTTGACTTGTTCCAGGCCTTGGTCCCTTATACCACCTCCCCGGCATACCCCTCCCATACCTGCCTGGGGCCACAGCCCCTGGGAAGAGCCAGGCCAGGTGAGGTTGACACTGCTGCTGTCCCTAGAACCTGGCGAGCTACGACGTCTGCAGCATTCTCCTGGGCACCTCCACGTTGCTTGTCTGGGTCGGCGTCATCCGCTATCTGACCTTCTTCCATAAGTACAATGTAAGCTTCGAATGTGTAGGCTGGACCCTCCAGGTGGTGGCCGTACGCTCCCCACTTCTCACTTTCTTCCCCCGGATAAATACATACACCTGTAGCCATCACCAGCCTCTATAGATGGCCTGTCACGAGCCTCTTCCCCGTACCTGCCCACCCCAGATGTAcctgtccctgcccccaaacCAGAGCCATGGGAGCCTGCTGCTTCATGCCACCCAgctgagtctggccagggggtatCCTCAggtcccctgccccccccccccccccttctaaaCTACCTCCAGCTCCTGTGGCCACTCTGGTGTGACTTCAGCCAGGCACTGCCTGCTTCCCTCCCATTCGCAAGGCCAGCCTAGGTTGTGGCCACACCCTCATCGAggcctccccatctccctgccacagATTCTCATTGCCACACTGCGGGTGGCCCTGCCCAGCGTCATGCGTTTCTGCTGTTGTGTGGCTGTCATCTACTTGGGCTATTGCTTCTGTGGCTGGATCGTGTTGGGCCCCTACCATGTGAAGGTAGGGGCTGTCCAGGGCGTGGTGCTCATGACCCACAGTCAAGGGgttcctttctcccctctccaaGCCCACTGCTAAACCCTCTGACCCCTGGTCTATTGATTGTTGATCTGGGCACCCTGAACAGCCCACCTTGACCCCTGGTACCTTACCAGGAGGTCTCCAGCAGTTCTGCCCATTGTTCCCTCTGACTCCCCGTGaacccaccccatccccagcccgCAGTTGCACCCACGGTCCTTCTGACCCCACAACCCCACTGCCCTGCTGGCAGTTTCGCTCGCTGTCCATGGTGTCGGAGTGCCTGTTCTCGCTCATCAATGGGGACGACATGTTCGTGACGTTTGCCGCAATGCAGGCTCAGCAGGGCCGAAGCAGCCTCGTCTGGCTGTTCTCCCAGCTCTACCTCTACTCCTTCATCAGCCTCTTCATCTACATGGTGCTGAGCCTGTTCATCGCGCTCATCACTGGAGCCTACGACACTATCAAGGTCAGCCCCGGCCCGCATGCCCTCCCCTAGCCTGTCTCCATGGGGGGCCAACCCTCACGTACATACAGCCCTGAACCTTGGGTTCCAGGGCCCTTGGAGTTGGCCCCAGCAGGGTCTCAGGGGATGTGGTgcagggtgaggagggaaggACCCAGGGAAAGAAGGTGGGAGACTCTGAGAAGCCGGAAGagaggtggctgggggtggggggaggtgtgcTGATCACAGGGGCCACATTCTCGGTTTTATCAAGGTGGGGCTCTGGCCAGGTAAGGTTCCTGTGTCTGCTTTTACCAACAGGGAAACCAGGCTGTAGAGTTTTAGTGACTTCCCTGAGGTCAGCTACTAAGTGGTCGAGCCAGGCTCAACCCAGGACTGTGTGTTTCCGGAACTCCTGATCCTCACCCTCCCATCCTGTAGGGTGGCCTGGGTGGGAGCTCTTTGGGTCCAGGGAATGGTGGTGGTTCTGCAGGCTGCAGGGGTCAGAGGAGAGGGGTTGGAGTAGAATGTGAGAGGCAGGTAGACACGATTCTTTTAGCAGACGTGTCTGAGGGTCCTGTGCTGGGTATCTAGGAAACATGGTATATACAGGCTATCCCAGAGCAGTAGGCAAGATGGATGATCCATGAACAGAACTGGGATGACCAACTGGTGAGAGGGATGAAGGTTACAAAAGGATCCCCTGCTTTAGACTCGTATTGGGGTGAGTCCAGGGAAGTTTCTAGAATGTGCTAATACTGGTCCTAGCCACATGTAACTATTTAAATTTTGACTTTAATTGAAATGAAATACAATTCCACATTCAGTTCCTCACTCACACCACCTGTCAAGTGCCCAAAGGCTAACGTGGCGAGTGACTACCAGATTGGACAGCACAGATGGCAGACCTTTCCTTCGTCTTAGAAACTTCTGGATTGACAAGAGGGGAGTCCAAGAGAGAGCACCAGGGAGAAGGAACAGCCAGAGCAAAGGCCCAGTAGCCAGAAAGGACTTGGGGATGAGATGATGGCTTCTCTACCAGGTTGGGAGGGGTGAAGGCTCTGCCGAAAGCCAGAGTTCTGCTGGGGATGCAGGGGTGCACCTCCCCCAAGCATGGATACAGTCATCCCACAGATACACTCCTGTCACTCGGGTCCAAGGAGCCCCCCGGGTCTTGCTCTAGCACCTAGATGTCACACGTGTGTATCAGCCTTGGATATAAAGCGCAGACCTTGCTCCTGCTGTGTGCACCCACTCAGTAGATGTGCCCATGCAGGCACCCCGCTTGTGTCCGGTATGGCTCCGGGTGCTGGGGCAGCGGCAGAGGGCACCAACTGACCGAGATGCGGGACGTGCACATACTCAGGGGCCAGGCAGTGTCTCCCGGGGAAGCAAACCCCGAGGAGTGACAGGTGGAGGGGACCTCAAGTGCaaaggggtggtgggggtggggagcttggCTGGTGGCTGAGTCACAGGGAGGAGATCTCGCTGGCTGGCTGCCTGgcgaggaggtggtggggagggcggACCTCAAAGGGGCCACCCCGCATTTCTCCCCAGCACCCAGGCGGTGCTGGCGCAGAGGAGAGCGAGCTCCAGGCCTACATTGCTCAGTGCCGGGACAGCCCCACCTCCGGCAAGTTCCGCCGCGGGAGCGGCTCGGCCTGCAGCCTCCTCTGCTGCTGCGGCAGGTTCGAGCTAGGGAttgggggctggggacagggagcGTGCCCGAGGGAACTGCTGCCTTCCGCCCCGGCTGACAGGCTGCTTGCTACTGCCTCTCCTCCAGGGACGCCTCGGAGGAGCATTC
Proteins encoded in this window:
- the ZNF358 gene encoding zinc finger protein 358, with amino-acid sequence MERGAEPWSWVLETSSAGSRDFHPDPAPEAASTSTPGMRRSVLVRNPGHKGPRPTYEELDSDSEDLDPNPEELDPVCEDPEPDPEDVNTVSEDVDPSYEDLEPVSEDLDPDTEAPSSISATRDSDPQDLDPMSSSFDLDPDVIGPVPLVLDPNNDTLGPTESPDPDPLSSSLTATPEVLATSPAVLPAPASPPRPFSCPDCGRAFRRSSGLSQHRRTHSGEKPYRCPDCGKSFSHGATLAQHRGIHTGARPYQCAACGKAFGWRSTLLKHRSSHSGEKPHHCPVCGKAFGHGSLLAQHLRTHGGPRPHKCPVCAKGFGQGSALLKHLRTHTGERPYPCPQCGKAFGQSSALLQHQRTHTAERPYRCPHCGKAFGQSSNLQHHLRIHTGERPYACPHCSKAFGQSSALLQHLHVHSGERPYRCQLCGKAFGQASSLTKHKRVHEGAAAAAAAAAAAAAAAAGLGLSPASMLRPGQVSLLGPDAVSVLGSGLGLSPGPSSGLGSDPGSVVGSLPNPSPKAVSGSESTPTPDSVKSDPKPGPDANPDLVASPEQGSGPSPDRGPVPSPDPNPEPHPDPCSPTHDTVSPALPTGESPEWVQEQGALLGPDG